From Deinococcus aestuarii, one genomic window encodes:
- a CDS encoding DUF4377 domain-containing protein, which translates to MKRHLALLAACLPLLCACSQASVPEQLTLYTDSVLVECGGFTVPGSIACFQTYRLPENTPYHRFFRNEIQGFTFEAGSEYTLLVSVKRIENPPADGSSLEYTLIGVLDQRRP; encoded by the coding sequence CTGCCTTCCCCTGCTGTGCGCGTGCAGCCAGGCCAGCGTGCCCGAACAGCTCACCCTTTACACGGATTCGGTCCTGGTGGAGTGCGGCGGCTTCACGGTCCCCGGCTCCATAGCCTGCTTCCAGACGTACCGCCTGCCGGAAAACACCCCCTACCATCGCTTCTTCAGGAACGAAATCCAGGGGTTCACCTTCGAAGCAGGCTCCGAGTACACCCTGCTCGTCTCCGTGAAGCGCATCGAAAACCCACCTGCGGACGGGTCGAGCCTGGAGTACACCCTGATTGGTGTGCTGGATCAGCGTCGCCCCTAG
- a CDS encoding CBS domain-containing protein produces MPTLRDIMTPNPIAVDPQATLKEVATLMLEQDIGAVLVMEGDRPTGIITDRDIVIRAVAYGHDYGTAVTDYTTGDVFTMDADTSVEDAADEMGRQQLRRIPVTENGRVVGMVSLGDLAVRAIGNADEQALQGVSVPSENNNS; encoded by the coding sequence ATGCCGACACTTCGAGACATCATGACGCCCAACCCCATCGCCGTGGACCCGCAGGCGACGCTCAAGGAGGTCGCCACCCTGATGCTGGAACAGGACATCGGCGCCGTGCTGGTCATGGAGGGCGACCGACCCACCGGCATCATCACCGACCGCGACATCGTGATCCGGGCGGTCGCCTACGGGCACGACTACGGCACGGCGGTCACCGACTACACGACCGGCGACGTGTTCACGATGGACGCGGACACCAGCGTGGAGGACGCCGCCGACGAGATGGGCCGCCAGCAACTGCGCCGCATTCCCGTGACCGAGAACGGGCGGGTCGTGGGGATGGTCAGCCTCGGTGACCTCGCCGTGCGCGCCATTGGCAACGCCGACGAGCAGGCCCTCCAGGGCGTGAGCGTGCCGAGCGAGAACAACAACAGCTAA